GGGGATATTCAACAAGGAATTGGCACACCCGCCTCAGGAGCTGAACAGCCCCCCGGGCCCGAACAAGAACCCGGCCTCGAAGGCTAAGCCATCGAGGGAGATTGTCCGGGATTTCCAGTCCCTCCACGCGTCGAACTCGTTCGACATCTGCTTTGGGAATGGGGCCTTTCTCGCATTCGCTCCCCAAGAAAGGAGATCCTTCTCCACTCCCCAAAGGTAATACAATGTTTGGTTcttgcttttccttttcttgttgTTATCGGGCATCTGAGAACGGATTGGAGTAGTAAAATGGTTTTTAGTTTCTCATTTTCTATGGAAGATGATCTTAGAATTCGTATAAGCCTATATGTTTTTGTTGTCCGGACATCTTTATGGTGCAGTTTTCGTGATTAGATTCGTGTCACATGGACCGAACTAATACAGAGTATCTATCGATCGGTGGGACAAAGACGTGATATTTTGGTGGATGGGATGGGCCTAAAGAAGAATTTTGTCCAtccttttgaaaatttattagatTTCTGTACTCTTTTCTGCTGGAAAGCAAACAGAACAGACAATgattaaggaaataatcttACCATGAAGACAAAAACAGAAACTGGATGAAACCATTTTCCAAGAaccaaccccccccccccaaaaaaaaaaaaacaaggaaaatgaacatcgatttttatttatttttgaattattaattaataattattattgattttaaGTTTTGCAGGTTGTTCTGTGGATTGGAGGACGTGTACTGCGTCTTCACTGGGAGCCTAAACAACCTGTGCAGCCTCATCAGACAGTACGGCCTATCGAAGGGGACGAATGAGGCCATGCTCGTGATTGAAGCGTATCGCACCCTCCGTGACCGAGGCCCATACCCCGCTGATCAGGTCCTCAAGGACCTCGATGGGGATTATGGTTTCGTAATCTTTGACAACAAGGCTGGCACTGTCTTTGTAGCAGCGGTAAGTTCCGATCTCTGTCCCGAAAACCCGATAAGCCTTTGTTTTGCCCCAGTCCTAGTTGATCCGTGCGATTTGGGAAACTAAATTTGGGAagttgtattatatataattggcAGGGGCCAAGTGAAAGGGTGAAGCTCTTCTGGGGGGTTGCTGGTGATGGCTCATTGGCGATTTCAGACAGCTTGGAGGTCATAAAGGGTGGCTGTGCCAAGTCGTACGCCCCGTTTCCTGCTAGTACGTGGCCATATACCCCTTCCCGTGTCTCACGAACTCGTTGGAGTTCAGTAATCGAATATGATGAaagacattttttattttttcgaatGGCGCAGGTTGTATGTTCCATAGTGAGCATGGACTGATGAGCTTTGAGCATCCGACGAGCATGATGAAGGCAATGCCGAGGATCGACAGTGAGGGGGTGATGTGTGGGGCCAACTTCAAGGTTGATGTCCAATCCAAGGTCAACAGCATGCCACGTGTCGGGAGTGAGGCCAACTGGGCCATGTGGACCCAGaatgcttgaagaagaagaacttgatctttgaaaagtttttaatttcaattaaacTTGGGTGTTTCTGTAATTTccccttgttttttttttttgtcattaattCTGTTCTTTTTCCCCCACTGACACTTGGACTTGGTCCTTTGTCAATGCGGCTGTGCACCTTTGTATATAGTcttatcaataaaataaaaattgacatTTCTACATTTGTTGATCTTGATCCTATTCGAATTCCAGTTCAGTATTCCCATCCAATCTGGTGTTGTTCGGGTCCACGATCACGTGACTAAACAAGGAACTCTCCAGGCTGCAAACTGCAGAATAATCCCTGCTCTCATCAGTGAATCAGTTTCTTTTGTAACTTGTGCTTGGAATAGTTTAAAGCGTGGCCATACATGATCAAGTTCCATGGCACACTCCCAGTGATCAACAGTTGTAATCAATTAAAGATTAAttgaattgattgattgattatcACAACAGCAAATCACAGTACTACTTTCGTGTGAGATAAAATCGAATGTTTCCGATAGCACAGAGTTTCTATTcatgaagaaaaaagataacGGACTTAATCAATGTCATCCGAGTCCATGACAAGGATGCCAGTCGATGGGTTCAAATCATTAATCTTCCTTTTCGCTGATACATTAAGAGCTTAACATAACCTGAGACTCTGTGCTTTGATCTCTTACATTCTAATCTTCTAAGTCCAGCAGAGATCGGCATTGTCGGGCTACAAGTTACTGGACGGCAGCAAGACGGCCTATACAATCTGAAGAAGGAATAAATTGATGGTTATCAAACCTCAGCT
The sequence above is drawn from the Punica granatum isolate Tunisia-2019 chromosome 5, ASM765513v2, whole genome shotgun sequence genome and encodes:
- the LOC116209438 gene encoding stem-specific protein TSJT1-like: MLGIFNKELAHPPQELNSPPGPNKNPASKAKPSREIVRDFQSLHASNSFDICFGNGAFLAFAPQERRSFSTPQRLFCGLEDVYCVFTGSLNNLCSLIRQYGLSKGTNEAMLVIEAYRTLRDRGPYPADQVLKDLDGDYGFVIFDNKAGTVFVAAGPSERVKLFWGVAGDGSLAISDSLEVIKGGCAKSYAPFPASCMFHSEHGLMSFEHPTSMMKAMPRIDSEGVMCGANFKVDVQSKVNSMPRVGSEANWAMWTQNA